Proteins from a genomic interval of Lemur catta isolate mLemCat1 chromosome 17, mLemCat1.pri, whole genome shotgun sequence:
- the PCK1 gene encoding phosphoenolpyruvate carboxykinase, cytosolic [GTP], with the protein MAPQLQNGLNFSAKVVQGNLDSLPRAVREFVESNVKVCQPEYLHICDGSEEENRRLLQHMEEQGVIRRLRKHDNCWLALTDPKDVARIESKTVIITQEQRDTVPIPKSGVSQLGHWMSEEDFEKAFNARFPECMKGRTMYVIPYSMGPLGSPLSKIGIQLTDSPYVVASMRIMTRMGTPILQALGDGEFVKCLHSVGCPLPLKKPLVNSWACNPELTLIAHLPDRREIVSFGSGYGGNSLLGKKCFALRMAGRLAKEEGWLAEHMLILGITNPEGQKKYLAAAFPSACGKTNLAMMTPTLPGWKVECVGDDIAWMKFDNQGNLRAINPENGFFGVAPGTSVKTNPNAIKTIQRNTIFTNVAETSDGGFYWEGIDQPLAPGVTITSWKDKEWSPEDGEPCAHPNSRFCTPASQCPIIDPAWESPEGVPIEGIIFGGRRPAGVPLVYEALSWQHGVFVGAAMRSEATAAAEFKGKIIMHDPFAMRPFFGYNFGKYLAHWLSMAQRPAAKLPRIFHVNWFRKDKEGRYLWPGYGENSRVLEWMFNRINGKDNAKLTPIGYIPAEGALNLKGLGDINTKELFSISKEFWEKEVEDVEKYLEDQVNADLPYEIEREVLALKQRISQM; encoded by the exons ATGGCTCCTCAGCTGCAAAACGGCCTGAACTTCTCAGCCAAAGTTGTCCAGGGCAACCTCGACAGCCTGCCCCGGGCAGTGAGGGAGTTTGTGGAGAGCAATGTCAAGGTGTGCCAGCCTGAGTACCTCCACATCTGTGACGGCTCCGAGGAGGAGAACAGGCGCCTCCTGCAGCACATGGAGGAGCAGGGTGTCATCAGGCGGCTGAGGAAGCATGACAACTG CTGGCTGGCGCTCACTGACCCCAAGGATGTGGCCAGGATCGAAAGCAAGACGGTTATCATTACCCAAGAGCAAAGAGACACAGTGCCTATCCCCAAAAGCGGCGTCAGCCAGCTGGGCCACTGGATGTCGGAGGAGGACTTTGAGAAAGCGTTCAACGCCCGATTCCCGGAGTGCATGAAAG GTCGTACCATGTACGTCATCCCCTACAGCATGGGGCCCCTGGGCTCCCCGCTGTCCAAGATCGGCATCCAGCTGACGGATTCGCCCTACGTGGTGGCCAGCATGCGGATCATGACAAGGATGGGCACGCCCATCCTGCAGGCGCTGGGCGACGGGGAGTTTGTCAAGTGCCTCCATTCCGTGGGCTGCCCTTTGCCTTTAAAAA AGCCTCTGGTCAACAGCTGGGCCTGCAACCCGGAGCTGACGCTCATCGCGCACCTGCCGGACCGCAGAGAGATCGTCTCCTTTGGAAGTGGGTACGGCGGGAACTCTCTGCTTGGGAAGAAATGCTTCGCTCTCAGGATGGCCGGCCGGCTGGCCAAGGAGGAAGGGTGGCTGGCAGAGCACATGCTG ATCCTGGGCATAACCAACCCCGAGGGGCAGAAGAAGTACCTGGCGGCAGCGTTTCCCAGCGCCTGCGGGAAGACCAACCTGGCCATGATGACGCCCACCCTCCCCGGGTGGAAGGTCGAGTGTGTGGGGGACGACATCGCCTGGATGAAGTTTGACAACCAAG GCAACTTAAGGGCTATCAACCCAGAAAACGGCTTTTTTGGTGTTGCTCCTGGAACCTCCGTGAAGACAAACCCCAATGCCATCAAGACCATTCAGAGGAACACCATCTTCACCAACGTGGCCGAGACCAGCGACGGGGGCTTTTATTGGGAGGGCATCGACCAACCCCTGGCGCCAGGCGTCACAATCACTTCCTGGAAGGACAAGGAGTGGAGCCCAGAGGACG GAGAACCTTGTGCCCACCCCAACTCGCGGTTCTGCACCCCGGCCAGCCAGTGCCCCATCATCGACCCCGCCTGGGAGTCTCCGGAGGGCGTGCCCATCGAGGGCATCATCTTTGGAGGCCGCAGACCTGCCG GTGTCCCGCTAGTCTACGAAGCTCTCAGCTGGCAGCATGGGGTGTTTGTGGGGGCAGCCATGAGATCGGAGGCCACAGCCGCAGCGGAATTCAAAG GCAAAATCATCATGCATGACCCCTTCGCCATGCGGCCCTTCTTTGGCTATAACTTCGGCAAATACCTGGCCCACTGGCTGAGCATGGCGCAGCGCCCAGCGGCCAAGCTGCCCAGGATCTTCCATGTCAACTGGTTCCGGAAGGACAAGGAAGGCAGATACCTCTGGCCCGGCTACGGAGAGAACTCCAGGGTGCTGGAGTGGATGTTCAACCGCATCAACGGGAAAGACAACGCCAAGCTCACGCCCATAGGCTACATCCCCGCGGAGGGCGCTCTGAACCTGAAAGGCCTGGGAGACATCAACACGAAGGAGCTCTTCAGCATCTCCAAGGAGTTCTGGGAGAAGGAGGTGGAAGACGTCGAGAAGTACCTGGAGGACCAGGTCAATGCCGACCTCCCCTATGAGATCGAGAGAGAGGTCCTCGCCCTGAAGCAACGGATAAGCCAGATGTAA